In the genome of Notamacropus eugenii isolate mMacEug1 chromosome 5, mMacEug1.pri_v2, whole genome shotgun sequence, one region contains:
- the MIIP gene encoding migration and invasion-inhibitory protein isoform X5 translates to MPESENLTQLRKMNLELLRQLRVGQEEIRKSVAWAKGSVQQFPKLKNDEGSSPLSLESWCCRDEETTVLTEHRSQSGPCPVPGTASGDRDALEQEQKSRSQEPAPQSSLCNIETVQSVSPPKAPPSSQPWGQELKDCRRPGSRPTSASLLSSPKALDLGPTIDPLISGVQRPFYEAEGVGSLRSILTTQQWNNFEASQVPPWLGSRSTSLQPHWPPASSILCGEQLPYWLQKKNFLIPDESWHMKPYLGYDVIAGLLDTASPVTHKPENYFSDLQDFRKAYKEECISKYPELDSLDLPSSTRNKQNPDSHQCIHCYRVNQRLFTVPLDPLATCPVCKTSRSQWGPETLEHPAQVRVSVPFSTFLPPHQYSIHRRQSFDTSDTMALPRSSRTSDWSWSDPMLSMSRATQLQLSSVAEHYNSGNRRFLRP, encoded by the exons ATGCCAGAGTCTGAGAACTTGACCCAGCTTCGGAAAATGAACCTAGAGCTCCTCCGGCAGCTTCGGGTGGGACAAGAGGAGATCCGGAAATCTGTGGCCTGGGCCAAGGGGTCAGTCCAGCAGTTCCCAAAGCTCAAGAATGATGAG GGGAGCAGCCCCTTGTCACTAGAGTCCTGGTGCTGTCGAGATGAAGAGACTACGGTGTTGACTGAACACCGCAGCCAGTCGGGCCCctgcccagtgcctggcactgcCTCTGGGGACAGAGATGCCTTGGAGCAAGAACAAAAGAGCAGGAGCCAGGAGCCAGCCCCCCAGAGCAGCCTGTGTAACATTGAGACTGTGCAGAGTGTGAGTCCCCCCAAGGCCCCTCCATCCAGCCAGCCCTGGGGTCAGGAACTCAAGGACTGCCGCAGACCTGGTTCCAGACCCACTTCAGCAAGCTTGCTGTCTTCTCCCAAGGCCTTGGACTTGGGGCCCACCATTGATCCCCTGATCTCTGGTGTCCAGAGGCCGTTCTATGAAGCAGAAGGCGTGGGAAGCCTAAGGTCCATCCTGACTACTCAGCAGTGGAACAACTTCGAG GCCTCTCAGGTACCTCCCTGGTTGGGTTCTCGATCCACTAGCCTGCAGCCACACTGGCCGCCTGCGTCTTCAATTCTGTGTGGGGAACAGTTGCCCTACTGGCTGCAGAAGAAGAATTTTCTGATTCCTGATGAGAGCTGGCATATGAAACCTTATTTAGGTTATGATGTGATTGCCG GGTTGCTGGACACGGCATCTCCTGTCACCCATAAACCTGAAAACTACTTCTCTGATCTTCAGGATTTTCGGAAGGCTTATAAGGAAGAATGTATTTCCAAATACCCAGA GCTGGATTCTCTGGACTTGCCCTCTTCTACTAGAAACAAGCAAAACCCGGATTCCCATCAGT GTATACATTGTTACCGAGTCAACCAGCGTCTGTTTACAGTTCCCCTGGACCCATTGGCCACCTGCCCTGTGTGCAAGACCTCCCGAAGCCAGTGGGGCCCTGAGACCCTGGAGCACCCTGCTCAAGTCAG AGTGAGCGTTCCCTTCTCGACCTTCCTGCCACCTCACCAGTACTCCATTCATCGACGACAAAGCTTTGATACCTCAGACACCATGGCTTTGCCCCGG TCATCCAGGACTTCAGACTGGAGCTGGTCAGACCCGATGCTCTCCATGTCTCGAGCCACACAGTTACAGCTGAGCAGTGTTGCTGAGCATTACAACTCCGGCAACAGGCGCTTCCTCCGGCCATGA
- the MIIP gene encoding migration and invasion-inhibitory protein isoform X3, with product MPESENLTQLRKMNLELLRQLRVGQEEIRKSVAWAKGSVQQFPKLKNDEGSSPLSLESWCCRDEETTVLTEHRSQSGPCPVPGTASGDRDALEQEQKSRSQEPAPQSSLCNIETVQSVSPPKAPPSSQPWGQELKDCRRPGSRPTSASLLSSPKALDLGPTIDPLISGVQRPFYEAEGVGSLRSILTTQQWNNFEASQVPPWLGSRSTSLQPHWPPASSILCGEQLPYWLQKKNFLIPDESWHMKPYLGYDVIAGLLDTASPVTHKPENYFSDLQDFRKAYKEECISKYPELDSLDLPSSTRNKQNPDSHQCIHCYRVNQRLFTVPLDPLATCPVCKTSRSQWGPETLEHPAQVRVSVPFSTFLPPHQYSIHRRQSFDTSDTMALPRHCLMGWDSVPIPSASSSALSSLDLRTSLDPSAQRTEPLDHSCSSSRTSDWSWSDPMLSMSRATQLQLSSVAEHYNSGNRRFLRP from the exons ATGCCAGAGTCTGAGAACTTGACCCAGCTTCGGAAAATGAACCTAGAGCTCCTCCGGCAGCTTCGGGTGGGACAAGAGGAGATCCGGAAATCTGTGGCCTGGGCCAAGGGGTCAGTCCAGCAGTTCCCAAAGCTCAAGAATGATGAG GGGAGCAGCCCCTTGTCACTAGAGTCCTGGTGCTGTCGAGATGAAGAGACTACGGTGTTGACTGAACACCGCAGCCAGTCGGGCCCctgcccagtgcctggcactgcCTCTGGGGACAGAGATGCCTTGGAGCAAGAACAAAAGAGCAGGAGCCAGGAGCCAGCCCCCCAGAGCAGCCTGTGTAACATTGAGACTGTGCAGAGTGTGAGTCCCCCCAAGGCCCCTCCATCCAGCCAGCCCTGGGGTCAGGAACTCAAGGACTGCCGCAGACCTGGTTCCAGACCCACTTCAGCAAGCTTGCTGTCTTCTCCCAAGGCCTTGGACTTGGGGCCCACCATTGATCCCCTGATCTCTGGTGTCCAGAGGCCGTTCTATGAAGCAGAAGGCGTGGGAAGCCTAAGGTCCATCCTGACTACTCAGCAGTGGAACAACTTCGAG GCCTCTCAGGTACCTCCCTGGTTGGGTTCTCGATCCACTAGCCTGCAGCCACACTGGCCGCCTGCGTCTTCAATTCTGTGTGGGGAACAGTTGCCCTACTGGCTGCAGAAGAAGAATTTTCTGATTCCTGATGAGAGCTGGCATATGAAACCTTATTTAGGTTATGATGTGATTGCCG GGTTGCTGGACACGGCATCTCCTGTCACCCATAAACCTGAAAACTACTTCTCTGATCTTCAGGATTTTCGGAAGGCTTATAAGGAAGAATGTATTTCCAAATACCCAGA GCTGGATTCTCTGGACTTGCCCTCTTCTACTAGAAACAAGCAAAACCCGGATTCCCATCAGT GTATACATTGTTACCGAGTCAACCAGCGTCTGTTTACAGTTCCCCTGGACCCATTGGCCACCTGCCCTGTGTGCAAGACCTCCCGAAGCCAGTGGGGCCCTGAGACCCTGGAGCACCCTGCTCAAGTCAG AGTGAGCGTTCCCTTCTCGACCTTCCTGCCACCTCACCAGTACTCCATTCATCGACGACAAAGCTTTGATACCTCAGACACCATGGCTTTGCCCCGG CACTGCCTGATGGGCTGGGACAGTGTCCCCATACCATCAGCCAGCAGTTCTGCCCTTAGCAGCCTGGACCTCAGGACCTCCTTAGACCCCAGTGCTCAGCGGACAGAACCCTTAGACCACTCCTGTTCG TCATCCAGGACTTCAGACTGGAGCTGGTCAGACCCGATGCTCTCCATGTCTCGAGCCACACAGTTACAGCTGAGCAGTGTTGCTGAGCATTACAACTCCGGCAACAGGCGCTTCCTCCGGCCATGA
- the MIIP gene encoding migration and invasion-inhibitory protein isoform X1 codes for MALSRARKGRRDGSRYVDDFRGCPIPPRVEIPDSTFKMPESENLTQLRKMNLELLRQLRVGQEEIRKSVAWAKGSVQQFPKLKNDEGSSPLSLESWCCRDEETTVLTEHRSQSGPCPVPGTASGDRDALEQEQKSRSQEPAPQSSLCNIETVQSVSPPKAPPSSQPWGQELKDCRRPGSRPTSASLLSSPKALDLGPTIDPLISGVQRPFYEAEGVGSLRSILTTQQWNNFEASQVPPWLGSRSTSLQPHWPPASSILCGEQLPYWLQKKNFLIPDESWHMKPYLGYDVIAGLLDTASPVTHKPENYFSDLQDFRKAYKEECISKYPELDSLDLPSSTRNKQNPDSHQCIHCYRVNQRLFTVPLDPLATCPVCKTSRSQWGPETLEHPAQVRVSVPFSTFLPPHQYSIHRRQSFDTSDTMALPRHCLMGWDSVPIPSASSSALSSLDLRTSLDPSAQRTEPLDHSCSSSRTSDWSWSDPMLSMSRATQLQLSSVAEHYNSGNRRFLRP; via the exons ATGGCCTTGTCCAGGGCCAGGAAGGGCCGGCGGGATGGGAGCCGGTATGTGGATGACTTCCGGGGCTGCCCCATTCCCCCGCGGGTCG AAATTCCAGACAGCACATTCAAGATGCCAGAGTCTGAGAACTTGACCCAGCTTCGGAAAATGAACCTAGAGCTCCTCCGGCAGCTTCGGGTGGGACAAGAGGAGATCCGGAAATCTGTGGCCTGGGCCAAGGGGTCAGTCCAGCAGTTCCCAAAGCTCAAGAATGATGAG GGGAGCAGCCCCTTGTCACTAGAGTCCTGGTGCTGTCGAGATGAAGAGACTACGGTGTTGACTGAACACCGCAGCCAGTCGGGCCCctgcccagtgcctggcactgcCTCTGGGGACAGAGATGCCTTGGAGCAAGAACAAAAGAGCAGGAGCCAGGAGCCAGCCCCCCAGAGCAGCCTGTGTAACATTGAGACTGTGCAGAGTGTGAGTCCCCCCAAGGCCCCTCCATCCAGCCAGCCCTGGGGTCAGGAACTCAAGGACTGCCGCAGACCTGGTTCCAGACCCACTTCAGCAAGCTTGCTGTCTTCTCCCAAGGCCTTGGACTTGGGGCCCACCATTGATCCCCTGATCTCTGGTGTCCAGAGGCCGTTCTATGAAGCAGAAGGCGTGGGAAGCCTAAGGTCCATCCTGACTACTCAGCAGTGGAACAACTTCGAG GCCTCTCAGGTACCTCCCTGGTTGGGTTCTCGATCCACTAGCCTGCAGCCACACTGGCCGCCTGCGTCTTCAATTCTGTGTGGGGAACAGTTGCCCTACTGGCTGCAGAAGAAGAATTTTCTGATTCCTGATGAGAGCTGGCATATGAAACCTTATTTAGGTTATGATGTGATTGCCG GGTTGCTGGACACGGCATCTCCTGTCACCCATAAACCTGAAAACTACTTCTCTGATCTTCAGGATTTTCGGAAGGCTTATAAGGAAGAATGTATTTCCAAATACCCAGA GCTGGATTCTCTGGACTTGCCCTCTTCTACTAGAAACAAGCAAAACCCGGATTCCCATCAGT GTATACATTGTTACCGAGTCAACCAGCGTCTGTTTACAGTTCCCCTGGACCCATTGGCCACCTGCCCTGTGTGCAAGACCTCCCGAAGCCAGTGGGGCCCTGAGACCCTGGAGCACCCTGCTCAAGTCAG AGTGAGCGTTCCCTTCTCGACCTTCCTGCCACCTCACCAGTACTCCATTCATCGACGACAAAGCTTTGATACCTCAGACACCATGGCTTTGCCCCGG CACTGCCTGATGGGCTGGGACAGTGTCCCCATACCATCAGCCAGCAGTTCTGCCCTTAGCAGCCTGGACCTCAGGACCTCCTTAGACCCCAGTGCTCAGCGGACAGAACCCTTAGACCACTCCTGTTCG TCATCCAGGACTTCAGACTGGAGCTGGTCAGACCCGATGCTCTCCATGTCTCGAGCCACACAGTTACAGCTGAGCAGTGTTGCTGAGCATTACAACTCCGGCAACAGGCGCTTCCTCCGGCCATGA
- the MIIP gene encoding migration and invasion-inhibitory protein isoform X2: protein MGRRGRAPRPWAPPRGVLLRSWRLPPFVRGKRGPGSAGRRGGGGWPCPGPGRAGGMGAEIPDSTFKMPESENLTQLRKMNLELLRQLRVGQEEIRKSVAWAKGSVQQFPKLKNDEGSSPLSLESWCCRDEETTVLTEHRSQSGPCPVPGTASGDRDALEQEQKSRSQEPAPQSSLCNIETVQSVSPPKAPPSSQPWGQELKDCRRPGSRPTSASLLSSPKALDLGPTIDPLISGVQRPFYEAEGVGSLRSILTTQQWNNFEASQVPPWLGSRSTSLQPHWPPASSILCGEQLPYWLQKKNFLIPDESWHMKPYLGYDVIAGLLDTASPVTHKPENYFSDLQDFRKAYKEECISKYPELDSLDLPSSTRNKQNPDSHQCIHCYRVNQRLFTVPLDPLATCPVCKTSRSQWGPETLEHPAQVRVSVPFSTFLPPHQYSIHRRQSFDTSDTMALPRSSRTSDWSWSDPMLSMSRATQLQLSSVAEHYNSGNRRFLRP from the exons ATGGGACGCCGAGGTCGCGCGCCCCGCCCCTGGGCCCCGCCCCGCGGCGTCCTTCTCAGGAGCTGGCGGCTGCCCCCGTTTGTCCGCGGAAAGAGGGGCCCGGGGTCCGCGGGTCGGAGGGGGGGCGGGGGATGGCCTTGTCCAGGGCCAGGAAGGGCCGGCGGGATGGGAGCCG AAATTCCAGACAGCACATTCAAGATGCCAGAGTCTGAGAACTTGACCCAGCTTCGGAAAATGAACCTAGAGCTCCTCCGGCAGCTTCGGGTGGGACAAGAGGAGATCCGGAAATCTGTGGCCTGGGCCAAGGGGTCAGTCCAGCAGTTCCCAAAGCTCAAGAATGATGAG GGGAGCAGCCCCTTGTCACTAGAGTCCTGGTGCTGTCGAGATGAAGAGACTACGGTGTTGACTGAACACCGCAGCCAGTCGGGCCCctgcccagtgcctggcactgcCTCTGGGGACAGAGATGCCTTGGAGCAAGAACAAAAGAGCAGGAGCCAGGAGCCAGCCCCCCAGAGCAGCCTGTGTAACATTGAGACTGTGCAGAGTGTGAGTCCCCCCAAGGCCCCTCCATCCAGCCAGCCCTGGGGTCAGGAACTCAAGGACTGCCGCAGACCTGGTTCCAGACCCACTTCAGCAAGCTTGCTGTCTTCTCCCAAGGCCTTGGACTTGGGGCCCACCATTGATCCCCTGATCTCTGGTGTCCAGAGGCCGTTCTATGAAGCAGAAGGCGTGGGAAGCCTAAGGTCCATCCTGACTACTCAGCAGTGGAACAACTTCGAG GCCTCTCAGGTACCTCCCTGGTTGGGTTCTCGATCCACTAGCCTGCAGCCACACTGGCCGCCTGCGTCTTCAATTCTGTGTGGGGAACAGTTGCCCTACTGGCTGCAGAAGAAGAATTTTCTGATTCCTGATGAGAGCTGGCATATGAAACCTTATTTAGGTTATGATGTGATTGCCG GGTTGCTGGACACGGCATCTCCTGTCACCCATAAACCTGAAAACTACTTCTCTGATCTTCAGGATTTTCGGAAGGCTTATAAGGAAGAATGTATTTCCAAATACCCAGA GCTGGATTCTCTGGACTTGCCCTCTTCTACTAGAAACAAGCAAAACCCGGATTCCCATCAGT GTATACATTGTTACCGAGTCAACCAGCGTCTGTTTACAGTTCCCCTGGACCCATTGGCCACCTGCCCTGTGTGCAAGACCTCCCGAAGCCAGTGGGGCCCTGAGACCCTGGAGCACCCTGCTCAAGTCAG AGTGAGCGTTCCCTTCTCGACCTTCCTGCCACCTCACCAGTACTCCATTCATCGACGACAAAGCTTTGATACCTCAGACACCATGGCTTTGCCCCGG TCATCCAGGACTTCAGACTGGAGCTGGTCAGACCCGATGCTCTCCATGTCTCGAGCCACACAGTTACAGCTGAGCAGTGTTGCTGAGCATTACAACTCCGGCAACAGGCGCTTCCTCCGGCCATGA
- the MIIP gene encoding migration and invasion-inhibitory protein isoform X4 has translation MGRRGRAPRPWAPPRGVLLRSWRLPPFVRGKRGPGSAGRRGGGGWPCPGPGRAGGMGAEIPDSTFKMPESENLTQLRKMNLELLRQLRVGQEEIRKSVAWAKGSVQQFPKLKNDEGSSPLSLESWCCRDEETTVLTEHRSQSGPCPVPGTASGDRDALEQEQKSRSQEPAPQSSLCNIETVQSVSPPKAPPSSQPWGQELKDCRRPGSRPTSASLLSSPKALDLGPTIDPLISGVQRPFYEAEGVGSLRSILTTQQWNNFEASQVPPWLGSRSTSLQPHWPPASSILCGEQLPYWLQKKNFLIPDESWHMKPYLGYDVIAGLLDTASPVTHKPENYFSDLQDFRKAYKEECISKYPELDSLDLPSSTRNKQNPDSHQCIHCYRVNQRLFTVPLDPLATCPVCKTSRSQWGPETLEHPAQVRVSVPFSTFLPPHQYSIHRRQSFDTSDTMALPRHCLMGWDSVPIPSASSSALSSLDLRTSLDPSAQRTEPLDHSCSSSRTSDWSWSDPMLSMSRATQLQLSSVAEHYNSGNRRFLRP, from the exons ATGGGACGCCGAGGTCGCGCGCCCCGCCCCTGGGCCCCGCCCCGCGGCGTCCTTCTCAGGAGCTGGCGGCTGCCCCCGTTTGTCCGCGGAAAGAGGGGCCCGGGGTCCGCGGGTCGGAGGGGGGGCGGGGGATGGCCTTGTCCAGGGCCAGGAAGGGCCGGCGGGATGGGAGCCG AAATTCCAGACAGCACATTCAAGATGCCAGAGTCTGAGAACTTGACCCAGCTTCGGAAAATGAACCTAGAGCTCCTCCGGCAGCTTCGGGTGGGACAAGAGGAGATCCGGAAATCTGTGGCCTGGGCCAAGGGGTCAGTCCAGCAGTTCCCAAAGCTCAAGAATGATGAG GGGAGCAGCCCCTTGTCACTAGAGTCCTGGTGCTGTCGAGATGAAGAGACTACGGTGTTGACTGAACACCGCAGCCAGTCGGGCCCctgcccagtgcctggcactgcCTCTGGGGACAGAGATGCCTTGGAGCAAGAACAAAAGAGCAGGAGCCAGGAGCCAGCCCCCCAGAGCAGCCTGTGTAACATTGAGACTGTGCAGAGTGTGAGTCCCCCCAAGGCCCCTCCATCCAGCCAGCCCTGGGGTCAGGAACTCAAGGACTGCCGCAGACCTGGTTCCAGACCCACTTCAGCAAGCTTGCTGTCTTCTCCCAAGGCCTTGGACTTGGGGCCCACCATTGATCCCCTGATCTCTGGTGTCCAGAGGCCGTTCTATGAAGCAGAAGGCGTGGGAAGCCTAAGGTCCATCCTGACTACTCAGCAGTGGAACAACTTCGAG GCCTCTCAGGTACCTCCCTGGTTGGGTTCTCGATCCACTAGCCTGCAGCCACACTGGCCGCCTGCGTCTTCAATTCTGTGTGGGGAACAGTTGCCCTACTGGCTGCAGAAGAAGAATTTTCTGATTCCTGATGAGAGCTGGCATATGAAACCTTATTTAGGTTATGATGTGATTGCCG GGTTGCTGGACACGGCATCTCCTGTCACCCATAAACCTGAAAACTACTTCTCTGATCTTCAGGATTTTCGGAAGGCTTATAAGGAAGAATGTATTTCCAAATACCCAGA GCTGGATTCTCTGGACTTGCCCTCTTCTACTAGAAACAAGCAAAACCCGGATTCCCATCAGT GTATACATTGTTACCGAGTCAACCAGCGTCTGTTTACAGTTCCCCTGGACCCATTGGCCACCTGCCCTGTGTGCAAGACCTCCCGAAGCCAGTGGGGCCCTGAGACCCTGGAGCACCCTGCTCAAGTCAG AGTGAGCGTTCCCTTCTCGACCTTCCTGCCACCTCACCAGTACTCCATTCATCGACGACAAAGCTTTGATACCTCAGACACCATGGCTTTGCCCCGG CACTGCCTGATGGGCTGGGACAGTGTCCCCATACCATCAGCCAGCAGTTCTGCCCTTAGCAGCCTGGACCTCAGGACCTCCTTAGACCCCAGTGCTCAGCGGACAGAACCCTTAGACCACTCCTGTTCG TCATCCAGGACTTCAGACTGGAGCTGGTCAGACCCGATGCTCTCCATGTCTCGAGCCACACAGTTACAGCTGAGCAGTGTTGCTGAGCATTACAACTCCGGCAACAGGCGCTTCCTCCGGCCATGA